TGCGTCGGCTGGAGATCGCCCTCGAAGACCCAGTAGCCGAACTCCCCTCGCACCGAGAGCAGGCGGCCCAGCTGCCCGCTGTCGATCACCATCTTCAGCTTGCGAAGGCCAGGCAGGAACAGCTTGTCCTGCACCACGCCGTGCTTGATGCCGGCGGCCTTCGCAACGCGCGCGAGGTCCAGCGCATCGGCCAGATTGTCGGCGGTCGGCTTCTCGCAATAGACGTGCTTGCCGGCGGCGATGGCCTTGCGGACGAGGCCCGCGCGCATCTGCGTCGTTGCCGCGTCGAAGAAGATCTCGTCCTTCGGGTCGGCGAGGCAGGCGTCGAGGTCGGTGCTGACGCGCTCCACATTGTGCGCGCGGGCCAGCGCCTCCAGCTTCGCCCGGTTGCGCCCGACGATGATCGGGTCCGGCATCAGGATGTCGCCATTGGCGAGCGGCAGGCCGCCATCGGCGCGGATCGCGGCGATGGAGCGGATGAGGTGCTGGTTCATGCCCATGCGCCCGGTGACGCCGTTCATGATGATGCCGATGCGCCGTTGCGCCATGGTCGTTTCCCCGTTTAAGTAACCGTCTGGTTACCTATCGCCCCGCGGGGCTCCGGGTCAAGGCCGCAGATAGCCCAGCACCATGGCCACCACATGCGCCTCCCGCGCATCCAACGCCGCCTCGCTGCCCAGGTCGGTGCCGAAGATGGTGGAGAGGGTGTGCATGTTCGCCACCGTGAAATGGCCCAGCGCCACGATGGAGAGGTAGAGCTGCAAAGGGTCCGCATCGCGCCGGAAGATCCCGGCCGCGGCACCGCGCGCCAGCACCTCGCGCAGGCGTTGCGTCAGCGGCGAATAGAGCGCCGGCACATCGGCCGAGCGGCGCAGATAGGCGGCACGGTGGATGTTCTCCTGGTTCAGCAGCGCCACGAATTCCGGGTGCCGCGCCGTGTAGCGCAGGTTGAAGGCGACCAGCCGCGCCATCGCCTCAGCCGGCGGAAGGTGCGAGACCTCGACCTGCTCCTCCTCCGCGCGCTTGGCGGCATAGGCGGCCTCGAGCACGGCCAGCCAGAGATCTTCCTTCGCGCCGAAATAGGCGTAGAGCATGCGCTTGTTCGCACCCGCCCGCGCCGCGATCTCGTCCACCCGCGCGCCCGCCAGGCCATGCGCGGCGAATTCCGCCAGCGCGGCATCGAGAATGCGCGCGCGCGTCGCCTCGGCGCGGGGGGAAAGCGCGCTCACAGGCCCAGGCGGTCGCGCAGCCGGCCTTCCAGCACCTTGGCCGCGACGCCGATGCGCCAGAAGCGATGAAAGGCGATGGGACGGATGGGCGTGACCGGCATGTCCACCCGCTCGCCCAGGATGCGCCGCGCCAATTGCCGCCCCATGGCGGTGCCCATGGCCACGCCGCGGCCGTTATAGCCGAGGCCCGCCAGCAGGCCCGGCGTGGGCTCATGCAGATGCGGGTAATGATCCTTCGTCATGGCGAGTTGACCGTTCCAGCCATGCGTCCAGGCCACACCCTTGATCTCCGGCCAAAGGCGCAGCGCGTAGTCCTTCAGGTATTGGATGGGCTGCGTGTCGCTGATCGGCCGCTGCGGGCCACGCCCGCCCATGAGCAGGCGATTCTGCTGATCCAGCCGGTAATAGACGGTGATGTTCCCGGCCTCATAGAGCGAGGCGCGCAGCGGCATGATCTTTCGCGCCACGGCCTCATCCAGCGGCGCCGTGGCGGCGATGGAACTGAAGACCGGCACCACACTCTGCCGCAGCCCGGGCCAGAGATCGCCCGTATAGCCATTGGTGGCGAGCACCACATGCGCGGCCGTGATGGCGCCCTGCGGCGTGGTCACGCACCACGCGCCCGCTGCCTCCGCAAGCGAGGTGGCGGGCGTCTTTCCATGCACCCGCGCGCCCGCCTGCATCGCCGCACGCGCCAGGCCCCGCGCATAGGAGAGCGGCTGCACATCGCCGCCGCGCCGGTCGAGCATGGCACCCGCATAGCGCGTGGTGCCCGTCAGCTTCGCGATGGCGGCGGCATCCAGATACTCCACGGGCCAGCCGCGCTTCGCGCATTGCTCGGCGGTGCGGCGCACATCCTCGGCGTTGCTGCCATCAATGGCGGCACGGATCGTGCCCTCCTGCCGCGCCTCGCACAGGATCTGGTGGCGACGGATCAGGTCGAAGACGGCATCCGGCGCGCCGTAGGAGAGTTCCAGCATGCGCCCACCCAGATCCTCACCGTGATCGGCGATCACCTGGTCCGGGTCGGGCTTCAGGCCGGGATTCACCTGGCCGCCATTGCGGCCGGAGGCACCCCAGCCCGGCTCCTCCGCCTCGATCAGGATGACGTCGCGCCCCGCTTCCGCCAGATGCAGCGCGCAGGAGAGGCCGGTGAAGCCGCCGCCGATGATGCAGACCTCGGCGCGCGTCTCGCCGGCCAGAGGCGGCGTCGGCATCGCGGGGATGGCGGTCTCGGCATAGAGGCTCGGCGGCAGCATGGGCTACTCCAGGGGGCGCAGGACGCGGCGCAGGAAATCCTGCGTGCGCGGCTCGCGCGGGGCGGTGAGGATTTCCGCGGGAGGGCCTTCCTCGACGACGCGGCCCTTGTCCATGAAGACCACGTGATCCGCGACCTCACGCGCGAAGCCCATCTCATGCGTCACCACGGCCATGGTCATGCCCTCGCGCGCCAGGTCGCGCATGACGGTCAGCACCTCGCCCACCAGTTCGGGGTCGAGCGCGCTGGTCGGCTCGTCGAAGAGCACGGCCTTGGGGCGCATGGCGAGCGCGCGGGCGATCGCGACACGCTGCTGCTGGCCACCCGAAAGCTGGGAGGGATAGGCGCTCTCCTTCCCGGTCAGGCCCACACGGGCCAGCAATTCGCGCGCATGCCGCTCCGCCGCCGCACGGTCCTCGCCGGCGGCGTAGATCGGGCCCTCGGTCACGTTCTCCAGCGCGGTGCGATGGGGAAACAGGTTGAAGCGCTGGAACACCATCGTCACCTGCTGGCGCGTGGCGCGGATCTCGGGGCTGTTACGGTCCACCCGCCTGCCCAGCACCCTCACCTCGCCGCCCTCATAGGATTCGAGGCCGTTCACGCAGCGCAGCAGCGTGGACTTGCCCGAGCCCGACGGCCCGATGACGCAGACCACCTGGCCCTGGCGGATGTTCAGCGAAATGCCATCCAGTACGCGATTCGTGCCGAAGGATTTCTGCAGCTTGTCGATCTCGATCATCGCCGGCCGAACCGCTTTTCCAGCCGCGCCACCAGGATGATCAGCGGGATGGACAGGCACAGATAGAGCAGCGCCGCCATGGTCCAGACCTCCTGGTTCTTGAAGGTGGAGGAGGCGATGAGGCGCGCCTGCGTCGAAAGCTCGGCGACCGTGATGACGCTGGCCTGCGAGCTGTCCTTCAGCAGCATGATCAGGTTGTTGCCATAGGGCGGCAACACGATCCGCACCGCCTGCGGCAGCACCACGCGCGTCAGGATGCGCGCGCGGCTCATGCCCAGGCTCTCCGCCGC
This region of Sediminicoccus rosea genomic DNA includes:
- a CDS encoding TetR/AcrR family transcriptional regulator, with translation MSALSPRAEATRARILDAALAEFAAHGLAGARVDEIAARAGANKRMLYAYFGAKEDLWLAVLEAAYAAKRAEEEQVEVSHLPPAEAMARLVAFNLRYTARHPEFVALLNQENIHRAAYLRRSADVPALYSPLTQRLREVLARGAAAGIFRRDADPLQLYLSIVALGHFTVANMHTLSTIFGTDLGSEAALDAREAHVVAMVLGYLRP
- a CDS encoding NAD(P)/FAD-dependent oxidoreductase, which codes for MLPPSLYAETAIPAMPTPPLAGETRAEVCIIGGGFTGLSCALHLAEAGRDVILIEAEEPGWGASGRNGGQVNPGLKPDPDQVIADHGEDLGGRMLELSYGAPDAVFDLIRRHQILCEARQEGTIRAAIDGSNAEDVRRTAEQCAKRGWPVEYLDAAAIAKLTGTTRYAGAMLDRRGGDVQPLSYARGLARAAMQAGARVHGKTPATSLAEAAGAWCVTTPQGAITAAHVVLATNGYTGDLWPGLRQSVVPVFSSIAATAPLDEAVARKIMPLRASLYEAGNITVYYRLDQQNRLLMGGRGPQRPISDTQPIQYLKDYALRLWPEIKGVAWTHGWNGQLAMTKDHYPHLHEPTPGLLAGLGYNGRGVAMGTAMGRQLARRILGERVDMPVTPIRPIAFHRFWRIGVAAKVLEGRLRDRLGL
- a CDS encoding amino acid ABC transporter ATP-binding protein, with protein sequence MIEIDKLQKSFGTNRVLDGISLNIRQGQVVCVIGPSGSGKSTLLRCVNGLESYEGGEVRVLGRRVDRNSPEIRATRQQVTMVFQRFNLFPHRTALENVTEGPIYAAGEDRAAAERHARELLARVGLTGKESAYPSQLSGGQQQRVAIARALAMRPKAVLFDEPTSALDPELVGEVLTVMRDLAREGMTMAVVTHEMGFAREVADHVVFMDKGRVVEEGPPAEILTAPREPRTQDFLRRVLRPLE